A stretch of the Dehalococcoidia bacterium genome encodes the following:
- a CDS encoding S41 family peptidase codes for DDDVGYIRITSFNEQTDQGLRRAVQQLRTQAGTRLRGLVLDLRNNPGGLLDQAVAVSDDFLEQGEIVSTRARRAEDAQRYNARPGDIAAGLPLVVLINGGSASASEIVAGALQDHRRAVVIGTRSFGKGSVQTVMPLPGNGAIRLTTARYYTPSGRSIQATGIEPDVLVELFEGEARAEARDREANLNRALRNDQAQAARPSPVPPPALPPGFVEASSNPPPRPSEGQPAIQLGDIARDYQLQRAVELVRGLAVMRRASN; via the coding sequence TCGACGACGACGTCGGCTACATCCGCATCACGTCCTTCAACGAGCAGACGGACCAGGGCCTGCGGCGCGCAGTGCAACAGCTCCGCACCCAAGCCGGCACGCGCCTGCGCGGGCTGGTGTTGGATCTGCGCAACAATCCGGGCGGGCTGCTCGACCAGGCAGTCGCGGTGTCCGACGACTTCCTGGAGCAGGGAGAGATCGTCTCCACTCGCGCCCGGCGCGCCGAGGATGCCCAGCGCTACAATGCTCGGCCTGGGGACATCGCGGCCGGCCTGCCCCTGGTGGTGCTGATCAACGGCGGCTCGGCTTCGGCATCGGAGATCGTCGCCGGAGCCCTGCAGGATCACCGCCGGGCGGTGGTGATCGGCACGCGCAGCTTCGGCAAGGGCAGCGTGCAGACGGTGATGCCTTTGCCCGGCAACGGCGCGATCCGACTGACCACGGCGCGCTATTACACCCCCTCTGGCCGCTCGATCCAGGCGACGGGCATCGAGCCGGACGTGCTGGTCGAGCTGTTCGAGGGCGAAGCGCGTGCGGAGGCGCGCGACCGCGAGGCCAATCTGAACCGGGCGCTGCGCAACGATCAGGCTCAGGCCGCCCGGCCGAGCCCGGTGCCGCCGCCGGCACTGCCGCCGGGCTTCGTCGAGGCGTCCTCGAACCCGCCGCCGCGGCCAAGCGAGGGCCAGCCAGCGATCCAGCTCGGCGACATTGCACGCGACTACCAACTGCAGCGTGCAGTCGAATTGGTGCGCGGCCTTGCGGTGATGCGGCGCGCCTCGAACTGA